The sequence below is a genomic window from Vigna radiata var. radiata cultivar VC1973A unplaced genomic scaffold, Vradiata_ver6 scaffold_7, whole genome shotgun sequence.
ATAAACAATTCAATGGGAAGAAACCAGGGTTCACAGCGAAGTAATGCAACACCAGAAGAGTAAGAGGGAATAAACTTTTCGAAGATTGATTGATGAAGAAATACAAGacacaataaaaaaaggttACATTTTAGATGTGATGAGAAGTATAGCACAAATCACATTTGCCACAACAAACAATTTCTACAGAAGCAACACCAGAAGAGCAGGAGGGGTGGCTGGCGGAAGTGACAAATTGGGAGATTAAGGAAGAAGGGAAATTAATGGAGCTGTCTGTGTTCACCTAGGCTGGTATGACCACCAAGAAATCACGAAAGGTTTGGGGATGCATTGGTGAGGAACAAGTTATTGTGATGATAGATTGTGGGGTTTCCAATAATTTTCTCTCCAAAGATTTGATGAAAAGATGTGGGCTGACATATGTAGATACTCCTACATATGTGGTGGAAGTAGGTGATGGGAGGAAACTGAAATGCCAAGGGAAATGCACAAGTTTGATGCTGGAAATTCAAGGATAGAAAATTTGTCAAGATCTCTTCAGCTTTGATataggggggggggggggggagatGTAATTTTAGGCCTTGAATGGCTAGCTAGTCTGATAACGCAAACTTCAACTTATAAGCAAATATTGTAAGATTGGAGCTTAAGTCAACCTTCTAATAATAGGCAAGACTCCAGAAGCAATTATCCTTATCATATCTTATATAAAAACACTTGTGATAGACTCGAGCAATTTTGTTACtaaatctttctttcaattgctaaaataacaaacatattTGTACTTTTTTCTGTATTACTAATTGTCCTTTCTTCATCACAAGGTTtggcaaataaaaaaaaatatatacctGGAGATGGTGATTGATACatgaaaaaatatcttaatcatAAAGAAGAAagttaaaagaaacataaagttCCCAAATAAAACATCCGCCAGCACCTGAAATTGAAAGCCACAAAACATTCAtcataattgatataaaaatccAGACTGAGTAATATGAGAAAAAGGGTTATCTTAATATAGATATCTGAACCTTCAAGCATATTGATACTAATGAAGAGAAACTCATCGATGAACCCGTTTTTCCCTTGCCACTTTCCAAGATCAAACATCTGTCTTCAACAAACAACGAAGTCCTCCTATGTGATACACggttttgtaaaagaaaaccaaaagcTAGAATTTATGATATTATGCTGCCTAAGCAAGAAAAAGAATGATGTCTACAAAAGAATGCATACGAGCttcaaagagaagaaaaacgaTAGCCAATTTCCAGAGTAGTCCCTGCAAAGTCATGGAAAATATCTGCTTGTAAATGTTGTAAGGTAAAAATTAACAGAGTATGGAGTACAAGTGAAAGAATAATGATGAATTGGATCTCAATATTCTAAGCATTACACATGCCACatgttaaaatgaattttatcaGCGTTTATTCTGTGAAGACTCAATTTAGGAAATGCACTCTTACATAGAACCATGCATATTATTCAAGTTCTACCTGATTATAAGACCAAAAGAAATATCTTGTTTGCATTAATCAGGCCAAAATGCAAGTAGCAACCGAAGcatatcaattaatttatttgaatatccAAAATTTAATGAAGAGATATTCTTAATTTAAAGATTAGGCTTCCCCAAAAGTAACAATATAAATCCTGTCGAGATTCCAAATATAGTTCAAAACTAAAATGCTTCATGTTTGTTATTATCAGACAACAAAATTACGACTGCATAATAAAGCAACACTAATGTCAGCAGCCATGCTAACAGGAATAATTTGATTGccaatatgtaaaaaataataataataataataataataataatcacaattGCAATATTCAGAACAGCGAAATTAAATTTAGTGCTcattaatatacataaaaaacaaCAAGACTCGTGCAATAACGAAATTATAAACTAGGGTAGAGCTGAGGGATAATGGAGGAGGTCAACCATACCTGAAACTTCATTGTTTTTTGATTGATGACATTGTGGAGGAGATGTCTATAGGCCTTGGGCTTGTGAAGTATCAAATCTATTACAAGAATCTACAAAGGGGAAGGGAAACAGAGTCATCTCAAGACAAAAAACTAAGGGTCCGTTTGGCAAGAGAGCAAGAAATAGGGCAGAGGTAAATAGAAGTGGACGAAAATAAGTGAGAATAAGGTGGATTTAACGGGTGTTTTGtttgagagaaaaaggaaagagacaaataaaaaaaaaagtttgtaaatCATTTTCAGAGAAAGACAATCCATTGCCACCATCAtaaacaaagagaaagaaaatagattatAGGCAGCTGAAAATGAACCGGTTTTATAGTGCGAAAATCTATTGTAGCCATATGAAAATCGTTCCACGACAATCAATTGAGTTTGCTTTGAAATTGTTACTGTTGAATTTTCAAATAGTTgagcaaagaaataaaaaggtaTTATTCTCCTTATTTCAACGCTGCCAAATGATGGAGATTTAAAATCTTCACATTTTTTATATGTCCCCCCTGCTCTCTTCCCACCATTTCCACCATACCAGACAGACTCTTAAGACGTTTTAACTCATAAACCAGTGGCATAAGGGAGTACTAGGCACCATGATTTCACATTCAATATATTCGTCTGCCACAGCCCTGCAATTCTCCTACGACACAAAAGGGTCTGAAAATCAGTTCATGAATTGGGTAATTCAAGATACAATAGAGTGAATAATCAtgaatttatcttatttttcagtagaaagaaaaagactaACGCATTTCATCAAGCGTATATTGCCTGGAGAATACTGCACGTAAAGCGTTTTGACAGGGCACCCGCACTGAATGCATTTGTAATCCATTGGTGATGAATTTATAGTTTAGATTCGATCAAAACAGCACCTTCATGACAGTCAGCATCCGGAAACACACCAAAGTTCTACAAACAGAGACAAAGGAACCTCAGGTGCCAAACCcgataagaaaataaataaagaaagaaaatgcattaaaatttaaaagttaggGTGACGCATGTTCTTTCAAGTAAGGTTAATCAAGTTGCAAATGAACTCAGCacagcaaaagaaagaaaaaaatgcatgcACAAGGTCAAGAACCCCAACACAATTGAAAAGCCAATACGATGGTAATAAAAATATGaggaattgaaaaattaaagaaaaaaaaaaactaaattgaagaGAAAGTGCAAGCAAATTTTATGATCTAGAATTGAAGGTGGAAGTCCTCTGAACTATCTACGGCAATGCAACCATCAAAAGAGACAACGAAGCTTACTAAAATTACCCCAAACAAGCCTAAATCACTTCAAACTGTGTCACAGATGGCGAAGTGGAAGATAAAAACCCAACTACAGTGCACTTCTGAACCGGCAAATTTCTTGGGTACAAGCAATTCCAGAGTCTCTCTCCTGATTTTGAAAAATGGATTGGGCCTCCTTTGGGCtatcaataatttaatagtttCTTCATCGGTGTTTGTTAACTTTACTCccctatttctattttttttctatcatgaTAGAAACAAGTTTATTTCGTAAAAAATGCACaacaaattgtaattttgtCATGTAATAATTGGTGTGAGCGGTTGTGACATCGCATGacttaaaaatgatttttttttctttgcttattCAAAAGTCTCATTCCATCATAATGtaatgaaaatacatttttgttGTGCTTTAAAAATGTCTaatgaaagataataaataGGCTCAACACTTCgtgttatttgaataaattcTACATCAGAAAGCATTTTAGAAGTTACACTGATTTAATACTAAaagtttttaatgtaaatagtgTTCTTACgaatgagtttcattattttaaaacatatattttttaaaaatcactttACTAAAGTACTATAACTTCTCTCTCAGAGTTCTTTCTATCTTCTCATCTGATTAAATAATCGAGTATCTTTGCGGAAAATTTTTTAACTTGGATTGATTGGTTTCTATATATGCATAAGTTAAGTTTCAATCACTTTTCTTGGTCTATTTTTGTTAAATGTTGCATGTGAGCCTTTTTCCACTAGCATGCGTATTTTTAGTCATCTAAATGAGTCCATGTTTATCAATGATCATAACGGTATGTcctgattatttttataatttttaattgtgtagATAGAGTATCCTACAAGTTTTGAGGAATTTTGTTGGCTGGGGTCCTAAGAGCTATAGGCCAGGTGAGGAAAGCTAGTTGTTTTGGTGTGCATGAGTTTGATAATTTGATGTTTTGCATGTTGATGAATTTTCTTAATGTGTATGattgttttaaattgaatgATTGGTTCATTATTCTCGTGCTTGTTTGTGCTTGAGTTTGTGTGACTAAAAGAACTAAGAATATAAGCAATTGAGCAAATTTGTACaagttttaatgtttaaaattgttttgaatcaATGCACTAAGAAAAAAGTCCCAATTTGAGCAACTGATCAGATCAAAGTTCacttagaataataaaattcatttgttgTTAATTGATACAATGCCGAGCGATATCAAAGTGGCGTTGAGCACCAGTTTGCTTTAGAGTGTTGAGCAATAGGTTGTATTGTTAAGCACTACTTTTTGCAAATGCTTTGACACTAAGTAGCACGAGGACACCGCTAAGAACCATCTTTGCACTATAGGTTTGGAACATTTTAGCTCCAAGACACTAAGCGCGTGCTTAGCGTAACTTTTTGTGAGAAGAATGGTGTTAAACACCAGAATTGTTGTTGAGCGTCACTTTTTGCAAAAGATTTGGCGCTATGTGTCATCTCTAAGCGTCAATTTGTATGTTGGATCTCCTTTCTTATTTGGTTGTTTGGGATAGATTTATAATGGACTTTAtgtatgtttatgattattattgtgTTTGATTAAAGTGGTGATATGGTTGTAGACATGTATTATGATGgtgttgaaagaaaagagaaattctTTGTGGTGATGATCTTAGTGTATGCATTAACATGTGAGAGGTCAGTAAAGAGGTATCTTACTTTATTAATCATTCAACTCATATAGAGAATAATAGTTGAGGAGAAAGAATGGCAGAAGGTACCTAATCACTGGACAATTTAGTCCTAGGCGTGAAGGAGACTAACCTTATGAATAGTGGGATGATAACTCTTTTGTTTATGACTCTACAGAGCATAAATACTATTACAAGTGTCTGCCTACAATGAAGCTCAATACCAAAGGCATGTATCTAGATAATTGAATTTAGTGTCAACTGTTTGTTTGTGTTAATGTATATGTGACTTAGTGTATTTTATACATGCTcaatttataattgatatactttaaatattttaaaataattattttgtacaTTGACATTCCatgttgtttcttttgtaatgatTACTTTATTGGTGATGCAGATGAGAGGTAAGTGTTGATGCATATTTAATATAAGACGTTCATGTTAcaaaatagttttctttaacATTCAGTAATTATCCAGTATAGGAGTTTTCAAAAGCTCtaagttatttataattattttatctacatttattattacaattagttttttataattatatatatatatatatatatatatatatatatatatattttgagataatatgttttgttttgtcaaTTTTTATAATGTCTTATTTTATGAGTGATAGGTTGTTCAAAATGagatgttacattttttttataacttttaaaaatttaggttAACTAagagttaaataatttaaattataaaataattaattaaaaaatataaaactaacctttacaaaacatataatatttttttaatatttatttattttattgttatttgtgaattttttatttaaatattaaattaataaattaatatataatttaattaacatgtatgtaaaaagaaaaataaaaatataatcagagatcaaacgagtttcattatcctatatcaatttttaaagaaaaactttatcacatcccatatatatatatattcaatggatataaattttttgtctcatttttattttcattgagtAACATATACTTGTGTTTGTACCCACTCTTACTATCTccatatcaattaattaaattttataaaagaattaaaaaagcctataaaataaaacataatattattaaatattcaatattaaaatgacatatttttgttttttcaatagcaaatatttagaaagaaaatataattgtatacattttaaattaggATTGGTATGAGACAAAGACAagacatatatgtatatatttatctcAGTTCTCatactcaattgaaaaaaacattaatagtAGTACTATCGTACttagttaatgaaaaaaaaaatcttaaaatgtgAATGAATTTAGATAATATCCACTAAAATGAGTTTACTTGTCATCCTTAAACATTACTCTTCTAACAATATATTAGTCAAGGAgatttgagtcattttattgAACAAGGTGCGTGAGTTATTATGGATTATCTAATATACATGCATACAAACTATCTAACACCACCGTCAAGTGAATTTAGGTCATTTTATTGAGCATGGTGCATTAATTGTTCTAGactatttaatataaaagagttaactatgttttcaatttttaataacttagtgatgttaattttctttttttttttgtgttaaataatatttcacaTTTGACGTTTCAACCAAAACATATCaagggtgtttcatcctacacctccaagctttcatcctgcacctccaaaagttactattttaaccttaattaatattattttaatattttctttttcttcataaagtcaTTCTACACct
It includes:
- the LOC106753965 gene encoding protein arv1 homolog isoform X1 gives rise to the protein MDYKCIQCGCPVKTLYVQYSPGNIRLMKCENCRAVADEYIECEIMILVIDLILHKPKAYRHLLHNVINQKTMKFQGLLWKLAIVFLLFEAHRCLILESGKGKTGSSMSFSSLVSICLKVLADVLFGNFMFLLTFFFMIKIFFHVSITISRRIDLLLILMISSYFKIFLVAMMVWEFPSSVIFIIELFCLSSNAVALKVMTESTMSRCVWTCFFAYAIKFLVTQILELILLGQLMQGWSQISSSFLKSA
- the LOC106753965 gene encoding protein arv1 homolog isoform X3 — its product is MILVIDLILHKPKAYRHLLHNVINQKTMKFQGLLWKLAIVFLLFEAHRCLILESGKGKTGSSMSFSSLVSICLKVLADVLFGNFMFLLTFFFMIKIFFHVSITISRRIDLLLILMISSYFKIFLVAMMVWEFPSSVIFIIELFCLSSNAVALKVMTESTMSRCVWTCFFAYAIKFLVTQILELILLGQLMQGWSQISSSFLKSA
- the LOC106753965 gene encoding protein arv1 homolog isoform X2 is translated as MHSVRVPCQNALRAVFSRAVADEYIECEIMILVIDLILHKPKAYRHLLHNVINQKTMKFQGLLWKLAIVFLLFEAHRCLILESGKGKTGSSMSFSSLVSICLKVLADVLFGNFMFLLTFFFMIKIFFHVSITISRRIDLLLILMISSYFKIFLVAMMVWEFPSSVIFIIELFCLSSNAVALKVMTESTMSRCVWTCFFAYAIKFLVTQILELILLGQLMQGWSQISSSFLKSA